From one Mya arenaria isolate MELC-2E11 chromosome 4, ASM2691426v1 genomic stretch:
- the LOC128230614 gene encoding ATP-dependent DNA helicase Q1-like, with protein sequence MEDHEAELRTVEKELHAVDSKLEDLQQRQADLRNKKTQLKANITKSSKTDSAGNKGESNDFSSSSKLKETLKSVFKIGNLRPMQLQTMNATLSGKDCILIMPTGGGKSLCFQLPALLSKGVTLVVCPLASMMEDQVMSLQSHSVDAAMLNAGSDKDILKKVQEDMVDHNASLKLLYVTPEKLAKSKRFLAHVEKMYKAGRFARLVIDEVHCCSELGHDFRPDYKFLEIMKRQFPEVPILGLTATATSSVIEDVKKTLNIEHSTLLKAPFNRPNLFYEVREKPGVNTEVMDDIQKFIDTKYPKQSGIIYTFSKKESEEVAADLQSRGIKAGCYHVDVSAQERSRVHRAWIDNSVHVIVATAAFGMGIDKPDVRFVIHHSLSKSIESLYLETGRAGRDEKRSHCIIYYRLQDVFRHSPLVMTEQTGLANLYDMVAYCVDANKCRRSLIARTFGEVLDRSQCNRMCDHCENPCEVEKKDITKLCSSLLQILDKASTGESKLTASKVFDALQGKGPAANRVKGTETSADRSWLEVILTHMLLKQYVREDFHFTPYSNISYIIPGKKADLLRTGVDEVHIELKGARKSVQSVPPLKAKQSRHSSHSSHSSHSSGSGSQDRQDVRGSGEPRSSRHSEPERQRSGVKRSSSDQNSPNLKRKR encoded by the exons ATGGAAG ATCATGAGGCAGAGTTACGGACAGTGGAAAAGGAGCTGCATGCAGTGGATAGCAAGCTTGAGGATCTGCAACAGAGACAGGCTGACCTCCGGAATAAGAAAACACAGCTAAAGGCCAATATCACAAAGTCTAGCAAAACTGACAGTGCTGGCAATAAAGGGGAATCCAATG ATTTCTCCTCGTCAAGCAAATTGAAGGAAACTCTCAAGTCTGTGTTTAAGATTGGAAATCTACGACCTATGCAGTTGCAGACAATGAATGCTACATTGTCAGGGAAGGACTGCATTCTCATCATGCCCACTGGGGGAGGCAAAAGTCTCTGTTTTCAGCTGCCGGCTCTGTTGTCTAAGG GTGTGACGCTTGTGGTTTGCCCGCTTGCGTCTATGATGGAGGACCAAGTTATGTCCCTGCAGTCACACAGCGTGGATGCCGCCATGCTGAATGCTGGCTCTgacaaagatattttaaaaaaggtccAAGAAGACATGGTCGACCACAACGCGAGCCTAAAGCTGCTGTATGTTACACCCGAGAAACTGGCCAAGAGTAAGAGATTCCTGGCTCATGTCGAGAAGATGTACAAGGCCGGAAGATTCGCTCGTCTCGTGATTGACGAGGTCCACTGCTGCTCAGAATTGGGACATGACTTTAGGCCTG ACTACAAGTTCCTGGAAATTATGAAGCGCCAGTTCCCAGAGGTCCCCATCCTGGGCCTTACAGCCACAGCAACTAGCTCCGTTATTGAGGACGTGAAGAAGACTCTCAACATTGAACACTCTACCCTCTTGAAGGCCCCCTTCAATAGACCAAACCTCTTTTACGAG GTTCGTGAAAAGCCAGGTGTTAATACAGAAGTCATGGATGACATTCAGAAATTCATAGACACAAAGTATCCAAAGCAGTCAG GTATCATCTACACATTCTCCAAGAAGGAGTCCGAGGAGGTAGCTGCCGACCTGCAGTCGCGCGGCATTAAGGCGGGCTGTTACCATGTCGACGTCAGTGCCCAGGAGAGAAGCCGGGTACATCGTGCCTGGATCGACAACAGTGTACAT GTGATTGTGGCTACAGCAGCGTTTGGTATGGGCATAGACAAGCCGGATGTGAGGTTTGTGATTCACCATTCATTGAGCAAGTCCATTGAAAGCCTCTACCTGGAAACCGGGCGGGCAG GTCGAGATGAGAAGCGGTCCCACTGCATCATATATTACCGTCTTCAGGACGTGTTCCGTCACAGCCCCTTGGTGATGACAGAACAGACAGGCCTGGCCAACCTGTATGACATGGTTGCGTACTGCGTCGACGCTAACAA GTGTCGTCGGAGTTTGATAGCCCGGACTTTTGGTGAAGTGTTGGACCGCAGCCAGTGTAACCGCATGTGTGACCACTGCGAAAACCCTT GTGAGGTAGAAAAGAAGGACATTACAAAGCTCTGCTCCAGCCTCCTTCAGATACTGGACAAGGCGTCAACAGGGGAAAGCAAACTGACGGCATCTAAAGTGTTTGATGCATTGCAGGGCAAGGGACCAGCAGCTAATAGGGTCAAG GGGACAGAGACAAGCGCAGATCGAAGTTGGCTAGAGGTGATACTGACCCACATGTTACTGAAGCAGTATGTACGTGAGGACTTCCACTTCACCCCGTACTCTAACATCAGCTACATCATACCAG gGAAGAAAGCCGACTTACTACGCACTGGTGTTGACGAAGTGCACATTGAGCTGAAAGGAGCAAGAAAATCAGTGCAGTCAGTTCCTCCTTTGAAAGCTAAGCAATCTCGGCACTCGAGTCATTCAAGCCATTCAAGTCACTCTTCAGGTAGCGGTAGCCAAGACAGACAGGATGTTAGAGGCTCAGGGGAACCTCGTTCTAGCAGGCATTCAGAGCCTGAAAGGCAGAGATCTGGGGTGAAAAGGAGTTCTTCTGATCAAAACTCTCCGAATCTGAAAAGGAAAAGGTAG